Proteins from a genomic interval of Neodiprion lecontei isolate iyNeoLeco1 chromosome 2, iyNeoLeco1.1, whole genome shotgun sequence:
- the LOC107224282 gene encoding ectopic P granules protein 5 homolog isoform X4, which translates to MATMERQKSRQFTVNDFQKRKKERNRIPNLQTVVPDAPTLEEFECLLGESPTNYPRVEGVEDMESELHAAAIDTEIYEGVNSCSRTIESDTVTEQYTSAAQESIVIDPVDTVDGDIPIPSVVANSVHALDRDVTIASAPLENDEEQQVEELNSVVSEMQLLDVSPTAPIMDSVIQVLPAESNASTSGVIEIGSEKKDVKNIEKASTETHEEETTALKEIKPFTDLQLAALYNNKELALAETFVAEFVDTQLRSSAIRQQHRLHELLVSYLRVRNHLIVNCQELNTLKTDCKETQKQLWCLDKASITESGECQDGNPVSATHEYLVAHFNQQTLAALSRNLSSIKDLLHNTQALHCYEAELLRLQLENYIQRVCTLCKDFGNLPHNASVSLKQGQIPSRIIPQMCELRTCIGILFNFQRRVLKDTKFISDTRDWLSRLVAVLLRVATWQDHLFLLNHILRCPGGISNWAIGFVQTPVQYYPAGQSTSPLNDPHIEHIVTVIATIMLPVKERDKFLEKVQISLQDAGSTAADTVWVMLDEEGEEDEDIRNVGANLGESDLIAMLHQIPFDKLFKLILFINQEGNNYSQEKSLVTEHHMLRIFAFSSILVRLLRQGLKTYDSPRYRQLAKRLSALIRDMVQYASDQWEAFDRTQVADQSMLSRLQTEYDSFFLKASQCIFSSRRLGAWQYLAAIPYHIVSSATLWYIFYMLHITDSAAAISPSTKMSENEWEAELNSPKLRKQFEEKLCEMPGDESYFLLTTFANMAMARHHDDYQFVQVATIDLFQIGFLSEKTQESCSKDARSLLSNLTSKYPSLLSDLLKKLKDNFVLIGKLSLYLFMELRIGRWIPEEEDFTILSCWLHQHPLNSTENHLARLILSHLNWGLDSKGQLCLGIHLHRRVALLVVELTMKYVPDTPAQTASLLAEGVKQVSSMVRPQSSEHAFSLWAWEMVTKLRLHQLDRSESTARHTISNPSTYLAQVPDIDADPSLEILAIGVREKQPIACYVAVLMTTWGHSIPLILLKGFNQLQILQCYYKYEQVLISLHHIVPLFLECIDSLIKTEKFSNLVTSLITADRTYMKMAKNLIVSDFPGPVLKLFANMIQTQLEDYRRYCLESPQVLVYLWLRVLALIPDWNRDQSVMYLMDIVIRAAYFHLNARAETETIFHNFFALAIEGGAENLASGKNSGSFGSFLSWATGSSTLPSLLGGPVQSVWLAHRILTTEQEDRERKTGLWHEVLRELAMQGKTSVDTALKKACATVKIQPFGASGLAIYRWSHQALDTPMDHPLLALLWQNFFTLFLARVPTVTGTLDKGGVGEKFFEGMINLSYFKKLKKRLHDTTEYFQVKGESDLDNGSPITEERRVFYFNAAKFYKTLSLWLEEPRLQESGLYLPALPLQYMSQKLALLLQGNQEPWLEYVDYQSVRKSQLKAVAEWQACSLRNPESQSLKTNQTPTTPLEPLDPLQRIFRRITTYEQPIPPPSLSKNNAFLPYVSKESLYKPDGILNLLKPHLKAIIEYAQTYNLMLDEHTAIDCNFLELVPTLYRDVESRVTLHALCDPSPSGQRRSRSGTPPIVHCAGAAVIRIKISEARVSDGVDHMISQNRAEYEQLLVRASQPPPAKVSQACVFVDYLIMLLEHELTISRTSENSTILSNVQETGVKLFYHLVDFYTEEAALCPPTKQFITTYLEKLGQLFISGEEAQGQPLLKTIMQRPGLGGLLGPHFTPVAGGASTFLPMYQTVVDLATGPNADLCFVLLSKFDVGSWLNYRRPRLSERSTFIDLVSKALCNAGLTPEDEKLILHELFRNHLRLVLLHEFPEHYGEVLSAILRGSESQSLSLDVWRDLLTALSGRSKSQAPVQPIKVRDEIRRYATEQRLLSRQEMQDTAVLLSKHFMKERLQYGLYGLYPKYRVYNEPIATFLGMVGHALVVLTLHSDKGTLADQLCERIWPVLGDMFAPWIIPYWTRHLREPTAAWIQQLTDDRSVLLPWIIADGPYANRTVAMFVECIRFIIDTMPASSKILCFLWQFYVTNFAHTSVKDHILNVIHGNFLSLPWDRFSPGIGDIELMVKVVDQYLPDSHLFLGSVFTSVNWQVWANEILSVQPLPVASRMHICLLNLLVKLSNEPNVRQNEKAVQIVLTAEKFAWHLVDAAAYDQVINWYVMSCDPRVILCLDSNQIYSIDGAINNLLKIAAAYDPNVTHFHPTTLKKRQMYVRSSVKLLVNCTTRHKTLLTSDPKAFTDALSKMLDDMECVITNTVSQPQQAAEAGLLVTELLHSINQSGPLVEQLRTSWASWLSSRTSSSPTLMGILRVIGIAVASPSALGELMEAALDAYFKHNDLVADEALPTWGWVLTVLQPVIPRQPPVEGVLVAEGRILTLYALLLKRLPSCRNIKEEGLLLVNLIDWISTIKPTSMKLLNSLQRVHRGKVTVIVG; encoded by the exons ATGGCGACAATGGAACGGCAAAAATCTCGGCAG TTCACGGTAAATGATTTTCAGAAGCGGAAGAAAGAGCGAAATCGTATTCCCAATTTGCAAACTGTCGTCCCGGATGCCCCGACCCTGGAAGAATTTGAATGTCTACTTGGGGAATCCCCAACAAATTATCCTCGTGTCGAAGGAGTCGAAGATATGGAAAGTGAACTGCACGCAGCTGCTATCGATACTGAGATTTATGAGGGTGTAAATTCGTGTTCAAGAACTATTGAGTCGGATACTGTAACGGAGCAGTACACGTCAGCTGCTCAG GAATCCATAGTTATCGATCCAGTGGATACAGTTGATGGAGATATACCAATTCCATCTGTAGTTGCCAATTCGGTGCATGCACTTGATCGAGATGTAACAATTGCATCGGCACCATTGGAAAATGATGAAGAGCAACAAGTTGAAGAATTAAATTCTGTTGTCTCTGAAATGCAGCTCCTGGATGTATCGCCAACTGCTCCAATTATGGACTCGGTGATACAAGTACTTCCGGCTGAATCCAATGCTTCAACATCTGGCGTAATAGAGATTGGATCAGAGAAGAAAGATGtcaaaaacattgaaaaagcCTCTACAGAAACACATGAAGAAGAAACAACTGCCTTGAAAGAGATTAAACCATTCACAGACTTACAGTTGGCGGCACTTTACAACAATAAAGAGTTGGCCTTGGCTGAAACATTTGTTGCAGAATTTGTCGATACTCAGTTACGAAGCTCTGCTATTAGACAGCAGCATCGCCTCCACGAACTGCTTGTCAGTTATTTACGTGTCAGAAATCACCTGATAGTCAATTGTCAGGAACTCAATACCTTGAAAACGGATTGTAAAGAAACGCAAAAACAGTTATGGTGCTTGGACAAAGCTTCCATTACGGAATCTGGTGAATGTCAAGATGGAAATCCAGTTAGCGCAACTCACGAGTATCTTGTTGCTCATTTTAATCAGCAAACATTAGCTGCTTTGTCTCGAAATTTGTCAAGCATCAAAGACTTACTGCACAATACTCAAGCCCTGCATTGCTACGAGGCTGAACTACTCAGGCTGCAATTAGAGAACTATATTCAAAGAGTGTGCACCTTGTGTAAGGATTTTGGAAATCTTCCCCATAATGCGTCAGTGAGCCTCAAGCAAGGCCAAATACCATCACGCATAATACCTCAAATGTGCGAGCTCAGGACATGCATTGGAATATTATTTAACTTTCAACGCAGAGTTTTAAAAGACACGAAATTTATATCTGATACGCGAGACTGGCTGTCCCGCTTAGTAGCTGTTCTTTTGAGGGTCGCTACTTGGCAGGACcacttatttttattgaaccATATATTGAGATGCCCTGGCGGCATTTCTAATTGGGCAATTGGATTTGTTCAAACACCTGTCCAATACTATCCTGCGGGGCAGAGTACTTCACCCCTGAACGATCCACATATCGAGCACATTGTTACTGTGATTGCTACTATTATGTTGCCAGTTAAGGAACGGGACAAATTTTTGGAGAAG GTTCAAATATCTCTCCAGGATGCAGGAAGTACTGCAGCTGATACTGTGTGGGTAATGTTGGATGAAGAAGgggaagaagatgaagatatTAGAAATGTCGGAGCAAACCTTGGGGAAAGTGACTTGATTGCTATGCTTCATCAGATTCCTTTTGACAAGCTTTTCAAACTGATTCTATTCATCAATCAGGAGGGCAATAATTACAGTCAAGAAAAAAGTCTTGTCACTGAGCACCATATGCTGCGGATTTTTGCCTTTTCCTCGATACTGGTCAGACTGCTCAGGCAAGGCTTGAAAACCTACGATTCTCCAAGATACAGACAACTTGCCAAGAGATTGAGCGCTCTCATTCGAGATATGGTGCAATATGCTAGTGATCAATGGGAGGCATTTGATAGAACTCAG GTGGCTGACCAGTCAATGCTCAGTAGACTGCAAACAGAGTATGACAGTTTCTTTCTAAAAGCAAGTCAATGCATATTTTCATCACGGAGACTGGGTGCATGGCAATACCTGGCTGCAATTCCTTACCACATTGTATCCTCTGCGACATTatggtatattttttacatgttaCACATCACTGACTCGGCTGCTGCTATTTCACCATCTACAAAAATGAGTGAAAACG aaTGGGAAGCCGAATTAAATTCACCAAAACTTAGAAAACAATTCGAGGAGAAGCTCTGCGAAATGCCAGGGGACGAATCCTATTTTTTGCTTACAACTTTTGCCAATATGGCTATGGCCAGACATCATGACGATTATCAGTTTGTTCAAGTTGCTACTATCGATTTATTTCAA ATTGGATTCCTCAGTGAAAAAACTCAAGAATCGTGTTCAAAAGATGCTCGGTCGTTGCTGTCAAATTTGACAAGCAAGTATCCTTCGCTTCTTTCCGAtcttctgaaaaaattaaaagacaaTTTCGTTTTGATCGGAAAG CTCAGTTTATATCTCTTCATGGAACTACGAATTGGAAGATGGATTCCCGAAGAAGAGGATTTTACTATTCTGTCCTGCTGGTTGCATCAGCATCCCTTAAATTCTACTGAAAATCATCTTGCTCGTTTGATACTTTCTCACCTCAACTGGGGACTTGATAG CAAAGGCCAATTATGCCTTGGAATTCATTTACACCGTCGTGTAGCACTTCTTGTAGTTGAACTTACAATGAAGTACGTTCCAGATACTCCTGCACAAACAGCTTCCCTTCTGGCCGAAGGTGTCAAGCAA GTATCATCTATGGTCAGACCGCAGAGTAGTGAACATGCCTTTTCCTTATGGGCATGGGAAATGGTTACAAAATTGAGATTACATCAGCTCGATAGGTCGGAGAGTACAGCCCGGCATACAATATCAAATCCAAGTACTTACCTAGCTCAAGTTCCGGATATTGACGCTGATCCGTCACTGGAGATTCTCGCGATTGGTGTCAGAGAAAAACAACCAATTGCTTGTTATGTGGCTGTGCTAATGACAACCTGGGGTCATTCTATTCCATTGATTTTATTGAAAGGATTTAACCAGCTACAAATACTACAGTGTTACTACAAATATGAACAAGTTCTCATTTCGCTTCATCATATAGTTCCATTATTTCTCGAATGTATCGACTCATTGATCAAAactgaaaagttttcaaatctGGTCACATCTTTAATTACTGCGGACAGAACGTACATGAAGATGGCCAAGAACTTGATTGTCTCGGATTTTCCTGGTCCGGTACTGAAGCTATTTGCTAACATGATACAAACCCAATTGGAAGATTATCGCAG GTATTGTTTGGAAAGTCCTCAAGTACTTGTTTACCTCTGGCTGAGAGTGCTAGCATTGATACCAGATTGGAACCGAGATCAGAGTGTCATGTATTTGATGGATATAGTTATTAGAGCtgcatattttcatttgaatgcCAGAGCAGAGACTGAGACCATCTTCCACAATTTTTTCGCA CTAGCCATTGAGGGAGGCGCAGAG AACTTGGCATCAGGAAAGAATTCAGGCTCATTCGGATCATTCCTGAGTTGGGCTACAGGTTCCTCCACATTACCCAGTCTTCTCGGAGGACCTGTACAATCTGTGTGGTTGGCTCACCGAATTCTTACAACGGAACAagaagacagagagagaaaaactgGCCTCTGGCACGAAGTACTACGGGAATTAGCCATGCAGGGGAAAACATCTGTAGACACTGCTCTTAAG AAAGCCTGTGCCACTGTGAAAATACAACCATTTGGAGCTAGCGGTTTGGCTATATATCGATGGTCCCATCAAGCGCTAGATACTCCTATGGACCACCCACTCTTGGCGCTTCTGTGGCAAAACTTCTTCACCTTGTTTTTAGCCAGAGTTCCTACAGTTACTGG CACTTTGGACAAAGGCGGTGttggtgagaaattttttgaaggCATGATCAACTTAAGTTACTTCAAAAAGCTGAAGAAACGCCTTCATGATACAACCGAATACTTTCAAGTGAAAGGGGAAAGTGATTTGGACAACGGGTCTCCAATAACTGAGGAAAGAAGAgtgttttatttcaatgctgccaa gtTTTATAAAACACTAAGCTTATGGCTGGAAGAACCACGATTACAAGAATCTGGATTGTATCTTCCTGCATTACCGCTGCAGTATATGTCACAAAAGTTGGCATTGTTATTGCAAGGAAATCAG GAACCGTGGTTGGAATATGTCGACTATCAATCTGTCAGAAAAAGTCAATTGAAGGCAGTTGCGGAATGGCAAGCCTGTAGTCTAAGAAACCCAGAAAGTCAGTCGCTAAAGACAAATCAGACACCAACGACACCTTTGGAGCCGTTGGATCCTCTGCAGAGGATATTTCGGAGAATAACCACTTATGAGCAACCAATTCCGCCACCTTCGCTAAGCAAAAACAACGCATTTCTGCCTTACGTATCAAAGGAAAGTCTGTATAAGCCTGACGGCATTTTGAACTTGTTGAAACCGCATCTCAAAGCAATAATAGAATATGCCCAGACATATAATCTCATGCTTGACGAACATACAGCGATAGACTGCAATTTCTTGGAACTAGTTCCAACACTCTACAGAGATGTTGAGAGCCGAGTTACTCTTCACGCTCTGTGTGATCCTTCGCCTTCTGGACAAAGACGTTCTAGATCCGGCACACCGCCTATCGTTCATTGCGCTGGAGCTGCAGTTATTAGAATAAAG ATTTCAGAAGCTCGAGTCAGCGACGGTGTCGACCACATGATTAGTCAAAATAGAGCTGAGTATGAACAGTTATTGGTTCGAGCCAGTCAACCTCCGCCTGCAAAGGTTTCTCAAGCCTGCGTCTTCGTTGATTACCTGATTAT GCTTCTGGAACATGAATTAACTATCAGCCGGACCAGCGAGAACTCGACTATTTTAAGCAATGTACAAGAGACTGGGgtcaaattattttaccatCTGGTTGATTTTTACACAGAAGAGGCTGCTCTTTGCCCACCGACTAAGCAGTTTATCACAACATATCTAGAAAAATTGGGCCAG TTATTCATCAGCGGAGAGGAAGCTCAGGGACAACCTTTATTGAAAACGATAATGCAACGACCAGGATTAGGAGGCTTACTGGGGCCCCATTTTACACCAGTAGCTGGAGGCGCGTCAACTTTCTTGCCTATGTATCAAACTGTTGTTGACTTAGCTACTGGGCCAAACGCCGACCTGTGTTTCGTTTTACTCTCCAAG TTTGACGTTGGAAGCTGGCTAAATTATAGACGACCCAGACTCAGCGAGAGATCCACGTTCATTGATCTGGTGTCCAAAGCCCTGTGCAATGCTGGATTAACCCCCGAAGACGAAAAACTTATATTACACGag CTTTTCCGTAATCATCTTCGACTCGTACTCCTCCACGAGTTTCCTGAGCATTATGGCGAGGTTTTAAGTGCAATATTAAGAGGCAGCGAGTCACAGAGCCTATCATTGGATGTTTGGCGAGACTTACTAACTGCCCTTAGTGGAAGATCGAAATCCCAGGCTCCTGTACAACCGATAAAAGTCAGAGATGAAATTCGACGTTATGCTACGGAACAGAGATTGCTCTCGCGACAAGAG ATGCAGGATACCGCTGTTCTTCTGAGCAAACATTTTATGAAAGAACGATTGCAGTATGGATTGTATGGATTGTATCCCAAATATCGAGTATACAATGAACCAATCGCCACATTTCTTGGTATGGTTGGACATGCTCTCGTCGTGCTGACTCTTCATTCTGACAAAGGAACATTAGCCGATCAAT TATGCGAACGCATATGGCCAGTTTTGGGGGACATGTTTGCACCATGGATTATACCATATTGGACGAGGCATCTGCGCGAGCCAACAGCAGCTTGGATTCAGCAATTGACAGACGACAGATCAGTTTTACTGCCATGGATAATAGCTGATGGACCATATGCAAACAGAACTGTTGCGATGTTTGTCGAGTGTATAAGATTCATCATCGATACTATGCCTGCATCAAGCAAAATTCTCTGTTTTCTATGGCAATTTTATGTGACAAATTTTGCTCATACCTCGGTCAAAGATCATATCTTGAACGTTATTCACGGCAATTTTCTGTCACTGCCTTGGGACAGATTCAGTCCTGGTATAGGGGATATCGAATTGATGGTTAAAGTCGTTGATCAGTATTTGCCAGATAGTCACTTGTTCCTGGGAAGTGTGTTCACTAGTGTTAATTGGCAAGTCTGGGCGAATGAAATACTGTCTGTTCAGCCGCTGCCGGTCGCTTCCAGAATGCATATATGCTTGCTAAACCTGCTCGTTAAACTTTCAAATGAACCAAATGTTAGACAG AATGAAAAAGCTGTACAAATAGTTCTGACTGCAGAAAAGTTTGCCTGGCATTTGGTAGATGCTGCTGCGTATGATCAGGTGATTAATTGGTATGTTATGAGCTGTGATCCCAGAGTAATACTTTGCCTCGATTCCAATCAGATTTATTCGATCGATGGAGCTATCAACAA tttgttgaaaattgccGCTGCATACGATCCCAATGTGACTCATTTTCATCCTACGACATTGAAAAAGAGACAAATGTACGTTCGGTCTTCAGTTAAATTATTGGTAAATTGCACAACTCGTCACAAGACACTTCTGACGAGTGATCCCAAAGCATTTACCGATGCATTGTCCAAGATGTTGGATGACATGGAGTGTGTTATTACGAata CCGTATCGCAACCTCAACAAGCTGCAGAAGCTGGTTTGTTAGTCACCGAATTGCTCCATTCTATAAATCAAAGTGGTCCGCTAGTCGAACAACTGCGCACCAGCTGGGCCTCGTGGCTTTCCAGTAGAACATCCAGTAGCCCAACGCTCATGGGTATTCTGCGAGTAATAGGGATAGCAGTCGCGTCGCCATCCGCTCTTGGAGAACTAATGGAAGCTGCTCTTGATGCTTACTTCAAGCATAATG aTTTAGTTGCCGACGAGGCGTTACCAACTTGGGGTTGGGTACTGACGGTCTTGCAGCCTGTAATACCGCGTCAACCGCCAGTCGAGGGAGTTTTGGTGGCCGAAGGTCGTATCTTGACACTATATGCGCTTTTACTTAAAAGGCTGCCCTCTTGCAGAAATATCAAAGAGGAAGGGCTGTTACTGGTCAATTTGATCGATTGGATTTCTACCATCAAGCCGAC ATCAATGAAGCTACTAAATTCATTACAGAGAGTTCATAGAGGAAAAGTTACCGTTATTGTGGGGTAA